The following are encoded together in the Gilvimarinus sp. DA14 genome:
- a CDS encoding DapH/DapD/GlmU-related protein, which translates to MIDYTEQHKQRLNYMPWLYYSLKPKHLAWAEPWQAQIQQQLCALETVHIGSNVFIAPSARIFAEPGRDIVIGDNTYIAADTFIHGPVTLGTGVSINHHTCLDGGSAGIVIGDNSRLAPYCHLYAFNHGTDSQRLISEQPVTSKGIVLGRDVWLGSHSGVTDGVNIGDGAVVGMGSIVTKSVNASTKVAGNPARPIGKR; encoded by the coding sequence ATGATCGACTACACCGAGCAACATAAACAACGCTTAAACTACATGCCATGGCTGTACTACAGCCTCAAACCAAAGCACCTTGCTTGGGCAGAGCCCTGGCAGGCCCAGATTCAGCAGCAATTGTGCGCGCTGGAAACCGTGCATATTGGCAGCAACGTATTTATCGCACCCAGCGCGCGAATATTTGCCGAGCCAGGTCGCGACATTGTTATTGGCGATAACACCTATATCGCCGCCGATACTTTTATTCACGGCCCGGTTACTTTAGGTACAGGTGTTTCGATCAATCACCACACCTGCCTGGACGGTGGTAGCGCCGGCATTGTTATCGGTGACAACAGCCGTTTAGCCCCCTACTGCCATTTATACGCATTCAACCACGGCACAGATTCGCAGCGTTTAATCAGCGAGCAACCCGTAACCTCTAAGGGAATTGTCCTCGGACGTGATGTATGGCTTGGTAGTCACTCTGGTGTGACCGACGGCGTTAACATCGGCGACGGCGCGGTGGTGGGCATGGGTAGCATAGTCACTAAGTCCGTTAACGCTAGCACTAAAGTGGCGGGTAACCCGGCCCGGCCCATTGGCAAGCGCTAA